From a region of the Panicum virgatum strain AP13 chromosome 2K, P.virgatum_v5, whole genome shotgun sequence genome:
- the LOC120662137 gene encoding regulatory-associated protein of TOR 1-like isoform X1, with protein sequence MYISCNRRLGYCWLYRIVLKLNCFWTCFRLVYRSLLLWMFLAYHSCEFVKVDVKGYVRVWNYDDALPVNSFRNHKLSDRGLSKLLLINELDESLLLAASSDGNVRVWKNFTQKGGQKFVTAFSSVQGHRAAGRSIVIDWQQQSGYLYASGNMSSILVWDLDKEQLLSTIQSSADSAISALIVSASQAGDIQFLDVRRAAEPYLTFEAHMGSLTAVSVHRHAPVVASGSAKQMIEVFSIEGEQLLPAIIYGAKNRQCELPFFPPVQITLGCWCW encoded by the exons ATGTACATATCCTGTAACCGTAGACTTGGTTATTGCTGGCTGTACAGAATTGTGCTCAAATTAAATTGCTTCTGGACCTGTTTTCGTTTGGTTTACAGAAGCTTATTATTATGGATGTTCCTTGCATATCATTCGTGTGAATTTGTAAAGGTGGATGTAAAGGGCTATGTCAGAGTGTGGAACTATGATGATGCGCTACCGGTGAACTCTTTTCGAAACCATAAGTTGTCTGACAGAGGTCTATCTAAACTCTTGCTTATCAATGAGCTTGATGAGAGCTTGCTTTTAGCTGCCTCAA GTGATGGAAATGTACGTGTATGGAAAAATTTTACTCAAAAGGGAGGACAAAAATTTGTAACTGCTTTCTCATCGGTTCAGGGTCATCGAGCTGCTGGTCGAAGTATTGTGATTGACTGGCAGCAGCAATCTGGTTATCTG TATGCATCTGGTAACATGTCCTCCATTTTGGTTTGGGATCTTGACAAGGAGCAACTTCTCAGCACCATTCAGTCATCTGCTGATAGTGCGATTTCTGCCCTG ATTGTAAGTGCATCTCAAGCTGGAGACATTCAGTTTCTCGATGTTAGAAGGGCAGCAGAACCCTACCTGACGTTTGAGGCACACATGGGTTCGCTTACAGCAGTGTCTGTTCATCGTCATGCCCCAGTTGTTGCAAGTGGGTCAGCCAAGCAGATGATTGAAGTGTTTAGTATTGAAGGAGAGCAGTTGCTACCAGCCATCATTTATGGGGCAAAGAATAGGCAGTGTGAATTGCCTTTCTTTCCACCTGTACAAATCACTCTtggctgctggtgctggtga
- the LOC120662137 gene encoding regulatory-associated protein of TOR 1-like isoform X2 — MYISCNRRLGYCWLYRIVLKLNCFWTCFRLVYRSLLLWMFLAYHSCEFVKVDVKGYVRVWNYDDALPVNSFRNHKLSDRGLSKLLLINELDESLLLAASSDGNVRVWKNFTQKGGQKFVTAFSSVQGHRAAGRSIVIDWQQQSGYLYASGNMSSILVWDLDKEQLLSTIQSSADSAISALLLKKLWACLLRVYNVPFSIIYGITDCKCISSWRHSVSRC, encoded by the exons ATGTACATATCCTGTAACCGTAGACTTGGTTATTGCTGGCTGTACAGAATTGTGCTCAAATTAAATTGCTTCTGGACCTGTTTTCGTTTGGTTTACAGAAGCTTATTATTATGGATGTTCCTTGCATATCATTCGTGTGAATTTGTAAAGGTGGATGTAAAGGGCTATGTCAGAGTGTGGAACTATGATGATGCGCTACCGGTGAACTCTTTTCGAAACCATAAGTTGTCTGACAGAGGTCTATCTAAACTCTTGCTTATCAATGAGCTTGATGAGAGCTTGCTTTTAGCTGCCTCAA GTGATGGAAATGTACGTGTATGGAAAAATTTTACTCAAAAGGGAGGACAAAAATTTGTAACTGCTTTCTCATCGGTTCAGGGTCATCGAGCTGCTGGTCGAAGTATTGTGATTGACTGGCAGCAGCAATCTGGTTATCTG TATGCATCTGGTAACATGTCCTCCATTTTGGTTTGGGATCTTGACAAGGAGCAACTTCTCAGCACCATTCAGTCATCTGCTGATAGTGCGATTTCTGCCCTG TTGTTGAAGAAACTATGGGCGTGCTTGCTTAGGGTTTACAATGTTCCCTTTTCTATCATTTATGGTATCACAGATTGTAAGTGCATCTCAAGCTGGAGACATTCAGTTTCTCGATGTTAG
- the LOC120662150 gene encoding double-stranded RNA-binding protein 8-like codes for MAQPDAASIRAAPAGIKVENCYVFKSRLQQYAQKAGLPTPEYHTLKEGPSHEPIFKSTVVVNNTKYDSLPGFFSRKAAEQSAAEVALMEIVKSVPTTETKSIPALQETGLCKNLLQEYAQKMNYAIPSYICTKQASGVAPFVCTVEIGGIRYIGVAAITKMLIQFSA; via the exons ATGGCGCAGCCCGATGCTGCCAGCATCAGAGCCGCCCCCGCCGGAATCA AGGTTGAGAATTGCTACGTATTTAAGAGCCGCCTGCAACAGTACGCGCAGAAAGCTGGCCTTCCAACCCCAGAGTACCATACCCTCAAAGAGGGCCCCTCCCATGAACCAATCTTCAAGTCCACAGTGGTCGTTAACAACACCAAGTATGATTCGCTGCCCGGATTCTTCAGCCGAAAGGCTGCAGAACAGTCGGCTGCTGAAGTTGCGCTTATGGAGATCGTCAAGTCTGTTCCAACAACTGAAACTAAAAGCATTCCAGCACTA CAAGAGACTGGCCTGTGCAAGAATCTTCTTCAGGAGTATGCTCAGAAGATGAATTATGCCATTCCATCTTATATTTGCACTAAACAAGCTTCAGGCGTAGCTCCTTTCGTATGCACTGTTGAGATTGGTGGCATACGATACATTGGTGTTGCAGCTATAACAAAGATGCTAATTCAATTTTCCGCATGA